From Chryseobacterium salivictor, a single genomic window includes:
- a CDS encoding LOG family protein, with the protein MSKIKRGKGTTRIVAGNEFEIDQKVQNSFKEKTWDETITKDSWMVFKIMAEFVDGYERMAKIGPCVSIFGSARMKTTDAHYDLAVDIAEKITEIGFGVITGGGPGIMEAGNKGARKGGGKSIGLNIELPFEQHFNPYIDKGLSIDFDYFFVRKVIFVKYSQGFIVMPGGFGTLDELMEAITLIQTNKIGRFPIVLVGSKFWAGLLEWFKNTLLENGMISEEDLSLYRVVDTAEDAVAHIKAFYDKYQVNVNF; encoded by the coding sequence ATGAGCAAAATAAAAAGAGGAAAAGGTACAACAAGAATAGTTGCAGGAAACGAATTCGAAATAGACCAAAAAGTACAAAATTCCTTTAAAGAAAAAACCTGGGACGAAACCATCACCAAAGACAGCTGGATGGTTTTTAAAATCATGGCCGAATTTGTAGACGGGTACGAACGCATGGCCAAAATAGGACCCTGCGTTTCGATTTTTGGTTCAGCCCGAATGAAAACCACTGATGCTCACTATGATCTCGCTGTAGATATTGCAGAGAAAATTACAGAAATAGGATTTGGAGTCATCACCGGCGGCGGACCGGGAATCATGGAAGCAGGAAATAAAGGCGCCAGAAAAGGAGGTGGAAAATCCATCGGTCTTAATATCGAATTGCCTTTTGAACAGCATTTTAATCCTTATATTGACAAAGGTTTGAGCATTGATTTTGATTACTTTTTTGTCAGAAAAGTAATTTTTGTGAAATATTCTCAAGGCTTTATCGTGATGCCGGGCGGTTTTGGGACTCTTGATGAATTAATGGAAGCCATCACTTTAATTCAAACCAATAAAATCGGCAGATTTCCGATTGTGCTGGTTGGTTCAAAATTTTGGGCAGGCTTACTGGAATGGTTTAAAAATACCTTATTAGAAAACGGAATGATTTCTGAAGAAGATCTGAGCCTGTATCGGGTTGTAGACACAGCAGAAGACGCGGTTGCCCATATAAAGGCGTTTTACGACAA
- a CDS encoding nucleotidyltransferase family protein encodes MKALIFAAGKGTRLKPFTDHHPKALALVNGVPLLERNIKYLQSFGINDFVINIHHFGEQISEFLKKNDDFNSNIEVSDEKDQLLETGGGLVFARKFLDHGEDFLIMNADILTDLNLNLFVEYHQDQKDFATLAVSDRKSSRKLLFNAEMILKGWLNVESGEQRLAEFNKGFKPLAFSGIHCVNPEIFNKIKRTGKFSIMEEYLDLMSNESIHGYEHSATIIDVGRPESVIEAEKIFK; translated from the coding sequence ATGAAAGCACTTATTTTCGCAGCGGGAAAAGGAACCCGGCTAAAACCTTTTACCGATCATCATCCAAAAGCTTTGGCTTTGGTTAACGGTGTTCCTTTGTTAGAGAGAAATATCAAATATTTACAAAGTTTTGGAATTAATGATTTCGTTATTAATATTCATCATTTCGGGGAGCAGATTTCTGAATTTTTAAAGAAAAACGATGATTTCAATTCAAATATTGAAGTTTCAGATGAGAAAGATCAGCTTTTGGAAACAGGCGGTGGATTGGTTTTTGCAAGAAAGTTTCTGGATCATGGTGAAGACTTCCTCATAATGAATGCTGACATCTTAACGGATTTAAATTTAAATCTTTTCGTAGAATACCATCAGGACCAAAAAGATTTTGCTACTTTAGCGGTTTCCGACCGTAAAAGTTCGCGAAAACTGCTTTTCAATGCAGAAATGATTTTGAAAGGTTGGTTAAATGTAGAATCTGGCGAACAACGGCTGGCGGAATTCAATAAAGGTTTTAAGCCTTTGGCTTTCAGTGGAATTCATTGTGTAAATCCAGAAATCTTTAACAAAATAAAAAGAACCGGAAAATTTTCGATTATGGAAGAGTACCTGGATTTAATGAGCAATGAAAGTATCCACGGTTACGAACACTCAGCTACAATCATCGATGTGGGAAGGCCAGAATCAGTCATTGAAGCAGAAAAAATTTTTAAGTAA
- a CDS encoding RapZ C-terminal domain-containing protein produces MALTIEIHSFSYKKGGIPKDNSGNGGGFAFDCRGILNPGRVEEYKTQTGCDTGVQDYLETKTEMPDFLELVKSIVSINIDNYIGRDFDHLQINFGCTGGQHRSVYAAEKTAEFIRKKYPQTTITLNHDEQPQLNHEYK; encoded by the coding sequence ATGGCTCTAACAATAGAAATACACAGTTTTTCATATAAAAAGGGAGGAATCCCAAAAGACAATTCAGGTAATGGCGGCGGTTTTGCCTTTGACTGCCGCGGCATTTTGAATCCCGGCAGAGTGGAAGAATATAAAACACAAACCGGTTGCGACACCGGTGTTCAGGATTATTTGGAAACAAAAACCGAAATGCCTGATTTTTTGGAACTGGTGAAAAGTATCGTTTCCATTAATATCGATAATTATATCGGTCGGGATTTTGATCATCTTCAAATCAATTTTGGATGTACCGGCGGGCAGCACCGCTCGGTGTATGCGGCAGAAAAAACCGCGGAATTCATTCGGAAGAAATATCCGCAAACAACGATCACACTTAATCACGACGAACAACCTCAGCTAAACCATGAATATAAGTAA
- a CDS encoding GxxExxY protein: MTKKEVTQLSYEIVGLAIKVHNNLGPGLLESIYEECLKYELLKNGYEVKQQLIVPITYDGVEMNTKLIVDLLVNNCIVIEIKAQEEILPVHQAQLLTYMKVLKKPQGLLINFFTTNITKSMKPFVNEYFNELPD, from the coding sequence ATGACAAAAAAGGAGGTTACGCAATTATCTTATGAAATTGTAGGATTAGCGATTAAAGTTCATAATAATCTGGGTCCAGGATTATTAGAATCTATTTATGAAGAATGTTTGAAATATGAATTATTAAAAAACGGTTATGAAGTAAAACAACAATTGATTGTTCCAATCACTTATGATGGAGTGGAAATGAATACCAAACTCATCGTTGATTTATTAGTAAATAACTGCATCGTTATAGAAATTAAAGCTCAGGAAGAAATCCTACCTGTGCATCAGGCGCAACTTCTCACTTATATGAAAGTTTTAAAAAAGCCTCAGGGCCTACTGATCAATTTCTTTACCACTAACATTACAAAATCGATGAAGCCATTTGTTAACGAATATTTTAATGAACTCCCAGATTAA
- a CDS encoding aminoglycoside phosphotransferase family protein gives MTDQKAKDFFEKYTGESALEFSILAQSGSARINFVGKSSGGKYIITFNENSRENESFYYFSDLFSNLNVKAPKVLKISEDLNLYIQEFVGEHTLSEIIGKEGLTERVKTLIKKTLHQLAEVQRKTENQIDYSKTFEYENYGELPITSDLFYFKSFIADVLEIPYHKSSLLLEFKQLVSKIENMEPKGLMMRDFQARNIMVNHQDEIFFIDYQAAMKGPLMYDVISFLFQAKANFPTDFKNEMLTYYFSFWNEEKALQLKDSVKPIQLIRFLQVLGAYGFRGLIQRKEHFILSIDKGIENLYQFSENWQEMEEYPELKKLIDQLNSAETKQKIQQIILKE, from the coding sequence ATGACTGATCAAAAAGCAAAAGATTTTTTCGAAAAATATACCGGAGAATCTGCTCTGGAGTTTTCTATATTGGCCCAAAGTGGATCTGCAAGAATTAATTTTGTAGGTAAAAGTTCCGGCGGAAAATATATTATTACCTTCAACGAAAACAGTCGTGAGAACGAAAGTTTTTATTATTTTTCCGATCTATTTTCTAACTTAAATGTGAAGGCTCCGAAAGTATTGAAAATTTCCGAAGACCTTAATCTGTATATTCAGGAATTTGTTGGGGAGCACACTTTATCAGAAATCATCGGGAAAGAAGGTTTGACCGAAAGAGTGAAAACTTTAATTAAAAAAACACTGCACCAACTCGCAGAAGTTCAGCGCAAAACTGAAAATCAAATCGATTATTCAAAAACTTTTGAATATGAAAACTATGGTGAATTGCCGATTACAAGCGATTTATTTTATTTCAAAAGTTTCATCGCCGATGTTTTAGAAATTCCTTATCACAAATCTTCTCTGTTACTGGAATTTAAACAACTGGTTTCGAAAATAGAAAACATGGAGCCAAAAGGATTGATGATGCGCGATTTTCAGGCCAGAAACATTATGGTGAATCATCAGGATGAAATCTTTTTTATCGATTATCAGGCGGCAATGAAAGGACCGCTGATGTATGATGTAATCTCGTTCCTCTTTCAGGCAAAAGCCAATTTCCCAACCGATTTTAAAAATGAAATGCTTACCTATTATTTCTCCTTTTGGAATGAAGAAAAAGCGCTTCAACTAAAAGACTCGGTAAAACCGATTCAGCTTATCCGGTTCCTGCAGGTTCTGGGTGCTTACGGTTTCCGTGGATTGATTCAGAGAAAAGAACATTTCATACTGAGCATCGATAAGGGCATTGAAAACCTTTACCAATTTTCGGAAAACTGGCAGGAAATGGAAGAATATCCGGAATTGAAGAAACTTATTGATCAACTGAATTCTGCAGAAACTAAACAGAAAATCCAGCAGATAATTTTAAAAGAATAA
- the xrtF gene encoding exosortase family protein XrtF — translation MFNDFKPVLKILLRFIILYVVMVLGYQFYLNGFKNAGLDAFSTWVMTQVDFLQNLLGYPSEMIAGKPQQETTWFFVSGQYVSRMVEGCNAISVMILFLAFIFAFYEGFKTFIFAALGVVFLHIMNVLRIVGLNIVLVEHPRYSKIAHDYFFPAIIYGSVVLLWLIWIKFYALKDAENEST, via the coding sequence ATGTTCAATGACTTCAAGCCGGTTCTGAAAATTCTTCTGCGTTTCATCATTTTGTATGTGGTGATGGTTTTGGGCTATCAGTTTTATCTCAATGGATTCAAAAATGCGGGCTTAGATGCTTTCTCGACGTGGGTGATGACGCAGGTTGATTTTCTGCAGAATCTACTCGGATATCCATCGGAAATGATTGCAGGAAAGCCGCAACAGGAAACCACGTGGTTCTTTGTGAGTGGCCAATATGTTTCGCGCATGGTTGAAGGCTGCAACGCAATTTCGGTGATGATTTTGTTTTTGGCTTTTATCTTTGCTTTTTACGAAGGATTCAAAACTTTTATATTTGCTGCATTAGGAGTCGTTTTCCTTCACATTATGAATGTTTTGCGTATCGTCGGTCTGAATATCGTACTGGTGGAGCATCCCCGATATTCTAAAATCGCCCATGATTATTTCTTCCCGGCGATTATTTACGGAAGTGTTGTGCTGCTCTGGTTAATCTGGATTAAATTTTACGCCCTAAAAGACGCTGAAAATGAAAGTACTTAA
- a CDS encoding exosortase F system-associated membrane protein gives MKVLNWIWVAMAVLGLIAVRVVESEIFYDPFQAFFHLANKHASFPDFKWFPLILNYFFRFSLNLIFSAAVVYLIFKNKKWTLQAVVLMVIVFAITFPIYLYCIHTKFEIGYLFSFYMRRFVIQPLILLLIIPLFYYRAHIQKLNL, from the coding sequence ATGAAAGTACTTAACTGGATTTGGGTCGCAATGGCGGTGTTGGGTTTAATTGCGGTAAGGGTTGTAGAAAGCGAAATCTTTTATGATCCTTTTCAGGCCTTTTTTCATCTGGCCAATAAGCATGCTTCCTTTCCGGATTTTAAATGGTTCCCTTTAATTCTGAATTATTTTTTTCGGTTTTCTTTAAATTTAATTTTTTCCGCCGCCGTAGTTTATTTGATTTTTAAAAATAAAAAGTGGACTTTACAGGCGGTCGTTTTGATGGTGATTGTTTTTGCAATTACCTTTCCCATCTATCTTTACTGCATTCATACAAAATTTGAAATCGGGTATCTTTTTTCTTTTTATATGAGAAGATTCGTCATTCAGCCTTTAATTTTGCTGTTGATCATTCCCTTGTTTTATTACCGTGCGCACATTCAAAAATTGAATTTGTAA
- a CDS encoding cation diffusion facilitator family transporter, whose product MSENKQIPNTNFIFQRNVALVGILLFVAKLLAWHFTNSDAVFSDAMESIVNIIAAFMGLYSLYLAAKPKDIEHPYGHGKVEFVTSGVEGALIIFAGIIIIVQSIDSLLHGNIPKQLDWGIAIVAVTAVINYLMGHISQKKGIQENSLVLQSSGKHLKSDTITTLGVVVSLILVQITSLYWIDAAVALLFGTYIIFIGYKIIRKSLSGIMDEADLGMLEKLSKFLNENRKRQWIDVHNMRIQQHGSGLHIDAHLTLPWYYELRKAHNEMEDLYKLIGENTDRTIEFNFHLDDCKPISCEICELWECPVRQRPFVKKIEWNAKTIAQVGKHSVED is encoded by the coding sequence ATGTCAGAAAATAAACAAATTCCAAATACCAACTTCATTTTTCAGAGAAATGTAGCCCTCGTTGGCATCCTTCTTTTCGTGGCGAAATTATTGGCCTGGCATTTCACCAATTCCGATGCAGTTTTCTCAGACGCCATGGAAAGTATCGTGAATATCATCGCCGCTTTCATGGGATTGTATTCGCTTTATCTCGCAGCAAAACCGAAAGATATCGAGCATCCTTACGGACACGGAAAGGTAGAGTTTGTAACTTCCGGTGTAGAAGGAGCATTAATTATTTTTGCCGGAATCATCATCATCGTTCAGTCTATAGATTCCCTTTTACACGGCAATATTCCAAAGCAGTTAGACTGGGGAATAGCAATTGTCGCAGTTACGGCCGTCATTAATTATTTAATGGGGCATATTTCTCAAAAGAAAGGCATTCAGGAAAATTCTCTCGTTTTACAAAGTTCAGGGAAACATCTGAAAAGTGATACCATCACCACTTTGGGAGTGGTAGTCAGTTTAATTTTAGTGCAGATCACAAGCCTGTATTGGATTGATGCTGCGGTAGCACTCCTCTTCGGTACCTATATTATATTTATCGGTTACAAAATTATTCGAAAATCGTTAAGCGGAATAATGGACGAAGCCGATTTGGGAATGCTTGAAAAGTTATCAAAATTCCTGAATGAAAACCGAAAAAGACAGTGGATCGACGTTCACAATATGAGGATCCAACAGCATGGCAGTGGACTTCACATCGATGCGCATCTTACATTACCGTGGTATTATGAACTTCGCAAAGCCCATAATGAAATGGAAGATCTCTATAAACTGATTGGTGAAAATACAGACAGGACCATTGAATTTAATTTTCATTTGGATGACTGCAAACCTATTTCCTGCGAAATTTGTGAATTGTGGGAATGTCCGGTACGGCAAAGACCGTTCGTTAAAAAAATAGAATGGAATGCAAAAACCATTGCGCAGGTTGGAAAGCATTCGGTTGAAGATTGA
- a CDS encoding aspartate-semialdehyde dehydrogenase, giving the protein MKIAVVGATGMVGQIMLKVLEERNFPVTELIPVASEKSIGKKITFKGNEFEIVSMQDALDRKPEIAMFSAGGTTSLEFAPKFAAVGTIVIDNSSAWRMVADKKLIVPEINAHVLTKEDKIIANPNCSTIQLVMVLHPLNQKYDVKRVIVSTYQSVTGTGKNAVDQLNAEVIGNKDVAKVYPYEIFKNALPQCDVFAEDDYTKEEIKLMTEPKKILGDDTFNITATAVRVPVQGGHSESVNIEFENDFDLDEVKAILAETPGVTVLDDVKNNIYPMPLYSEGKDEVFVGRIRKDLSQPKTLNLWIVADNLRKGAATNAVQIAEYLYHNKLV; this is encoded by the coding sequence ATGAAAATAGCAGTAGTAGGCGCTACCGGAATGGTGGGACAAATTATGTTAAAGGTTCTGGAAGAAAGAAATTTTCCGGTAACCGAATTAATTCCCGTAGCCTCCGAAAAATCAATCGGTAAAAAGATCACCTTTAAAGGAAATGAATTCGAAATTGTTTCCATGCAGGACGCTTTAGACCGAAAGCCCGAAATCGCTATGTTTTCTGCAGGCGGAACAACTTCATTAGAATTTGCCCCGAAATTCGCAGCCGTTGGAACGATTGTCATCGATAATTCTTCTGCCTGGAGAATGGTTGCGGACAAGAAATTAATCGTCCCGGAAATCAATGCTCATGTTTTAACCAAAGAAGACAAAATCATTGCAAATCCAAACTGTTCTACCATCCAGTTGGTGATGGTGTTACACCCTTTGAATCAAAAATACGATGTTAAACGGGTCATCGTTTCTACGTATCAGTCGGTAACAGGAACAGGAAAGAATGCCGTAGATCAGCTGAATGCGGAAGTTATCGGAAACAAAGATGTTGCAAAAGTCTATCCGTATGAAATCTTCAAAAATGCATTGCCACAATGTGATGTATTTGCAGAAGACGATTATACCAAAGAAGAAATCAAACTGATGACCGAACCCAAGAAAATTCTGGGCGACGACACTTTCAATATTACCGCAACAGCAGTTCGAGTTCCCGTACAGGGTGGACATTCTGAAAGCGTCAATATCGAATTCGAAAATGATTTTGATTTGGACGAAGTGAAAGCGATTCTTGCAGAAACTCCTGGGGTGACCGTCTTAGATGATGTGAAAAACAACATTTATCCAATGCCTTTATATTCAGAAGGTAAAGATGAGGTTTTCGTAGGAAGAATCAGAAAAGACCTGTCGCAGCCCAAAACATTAAACCTTTGGATTGTCGCAGATAACCTTCGGAAAGGTGCCGCAACCAATGCGGTACAGATTGCAGAATATCTCTACCACAACAAATTAGTCTAA